One Spiribacter halobius DNA segment encodes these proteins:
- a CDS encoding acyl-CoA carboxylase subunit beta, whose amino-acid sequence MAHDELMKELDRRRENARAMGGEAKLARRRERGSLNAEERLAALVDSGSFIEVGLLGTAAGGGLDPAKTPRDGKLTGYGRIDGRDVAVCVNDFTVKGASTGATNSKKLGHMRKVAMERGIPFVHVGESTGARLPDAMGSKGMGAMLGNDVTQFRRIRTNPWAAAALDTSFGSSAWLACCSDFAVMKKGSVMSVSSPGLVSMAIGEKVDPEDLGGWRIHADMTGLIDRFVNTDEEAMQEIRRFLGYMPNNSSELPPEADVPAGSGDRQNEILDILPEKRTQVYDMKKILEVIFDTGSLFEFKPRFGKPAIAALARLGGRPVGIIANNPMVGGGAMSVEAIRKLIDMTVLCDSFNIPMVRFMDTPGFVVGTGAEKKGAPGHIMNLMNATCLTTVPQITVLVRKAYGRAYVALGGGEHNDEMVAWPTAEISFMDPVFATRIVHGLAPGDDGFDDALAEIQKDIEVWDMASIFSAHDVIKPQETRDYLIRMFDVHRRRRSGGLGQHLMQTWPTSS is encoded by the coding sequence ATGGCACACGACGAGCTGATGAAGGAGCTGGACCGCCGGCGGGAGAACGCCCGCGCGATGGGCGGCGAGGCGAAGCTGGCCCGGCGCCGGGAGCGGGGCAGCCTGAACGCCGAGGAGCGCCTGGCGGCGCTGGTGGACTCGGGCAGCTTCATCGAGGTGGGTCTGCTCGGCACCGCCGCCGGCGGCGGCCTGGATCCGGCGAAGACGCCCCGGGATGGCAAGCTCACGGGGTACGGGCGCATCGACGGGCGCGATGTCGCCGTCTGCGTCAACGATTTCACGGTCAAGGGGGCCTCCACCGGCGCCACCAACTCCAAGAAGCTCGGCCATATGCGCAAGGTCGCGATGGAGCGCGGCATTCCGTTCGTGCATGTGGGCGAGTCCACCGGGGCCCGCCTGCCCGATGCCATGGGCTCGAAGGGCATGGGCGCGATGCTCGGCAACGACGTCACGCAGTTCCGGCGCATCCGCACCAACCCGTGGGCCGCCGCGGCGCTGGACACCTCCTTCGGCTCCTCAGCCTGGCTCGCCTGCTGCTCGGACTTCGCCGTGATGAAGAAGGGCTCGGTGATGTCCGTTTCCAGTCCGGGCCTGGTCTCCATGGCCATTGGCGAGAAGGTCGACCCCGAGGATCTCGGCGGCTGGCGCATCCATGCGGACATGACCGGGCTGATCGACCGCTTCGTGAACACCGACGAGGAGGCGATGCAGGAGATCCGCCGCTTCCTCGGCTACATGCCGAACAACAGCTCGGAGCTGCCGCCGGAGGCGGACGTGCCCGCCGGCTCGGGGGATCGCCAGAACGAGATCCTGGACATCCTCCCCGAGAAGCGCACCCAGGTGTATGACATGAAGAAGATCCTGGAGGTGATCTTCGACACGGGGAGCCTGTTCGAATTCAAGCCGCGCTTCGGCAAGCCCGCCATCGCGGCCCTGGCCCGCCTCGGCGGCAGACCGGTGGGCATCATCGCCAACAACCCCATGGTGGGCGGCGGCGCCATGTCGGTGGAGGCGATCCGCAAGCTCATCGACATGACCGTGCTCTGCGACTCCTTCAACATCCCCATGGTCCGCTTCATGGACACCCCCGGCTTCGTGGTCGGGACCGGCGCGGAGAAGAAGGGCGCCCCGGGGCACATCATGAATCTGATGAACGCCACCTGCCTGACCACCGTGCCCCAGATCACGGTGCTGGTGCGCAAGGCCTACGGCCGCGCCTACGTCGCCCTCGGCGGCGGCGAGCACAACGACGAGATGGTGGCCTGGCCCACCGCCGAGATCAGCTTCATGGACCCGGTGTTCGCCACCCGCATCGTCCACGGCCTCGCCCCGGGGGACGATGGCTTCGACGACGCCCTGGCCGAGATCCAGAAGGACATCGAGGTCTGGGACATGGCGTCGATCTTCTCCGCCCACGACGTCATCAAGCCCCAGGAGACGCGGGACTACCTGATCCGCATGTTCGACGTCCACCGGCGGCGGCGCAGCGGCGGCCTCGGCCAGCATCTGATGCAGACCTGGCCCACCAGCAGCTGA
- a CDS encoding acetate--CoA ligase family protein: MTETLDPIAAARRAGRSALSEAAGKRLLDRFGVQTPWSVVVDGPDEVANALVGREGPFVVKVVSPDILHKSDVGGVALDLADADAVAGAMRAMAGQLGIRSARVEGYLVEEMLPAGQELVVGAVRDPYFGPLLMVGLGGVFVEVMQDVAFRICPVTRDDAFAMLDELRGAAVLDGARGGPPASREAIVDVLLRLGGPEGLLMQSGDELQEVDVNPLIVSRTGAVAADARFILRADAPPAGQPASMPGPEDAATVLERFTPLFEPKAIGVLGASTSSATMANTFIRRMRDFGYAGGLYPIHPKAGEIEGLKAYPSLAEAPEPIDYAYIALGASRVPEVLAGAAGRVRFAQVLSSGFAEVPEGEALEQELVAAARAGGVRVIGPNCLGLYSPRGRVTFPVNPPETVGSVGVISQSGGLGTDIIKRGQWRGLTFSGVVTVGNSADIGPVDLLEYYFADPQTRVIGLYLEGIRDGQRLFRLLRSQRAGKPVVILKGGRSAQGNAAAASHTGALAGDQRAWEALCRQTPCTMVSSLETFIDALLAFQNLTLRPQRPTRNVVLFGNGGGTGVLATDYFAERGLDIRPFEAATRESLEALALPPGTSVANPIDTPVATLQQQDGWVAGEILDRVYATSQPDAIVMHLNLAAFVGRGDSDPVDNLIQVAEHSQTRHPGRAHFLLVLRSDGSPQLDDIKRKYRERALAVGIPVYDEVTNAADALAQVQQMEERLAAGASPDH, from the coding sequence ATGACCGAGACCCTGGACCCGATCGCAGCGGCACGCCGTGCCGGCCGCAGTGCCCTGAGCGAGGCCGCGGGCAAGCGGCTGCTCGACCGCTTCGGCGTGCAGACGCCGTGGTCGGTGGTGGTGGATGGCCCGGACGAAGTGGCGAACGCCCTCGTCGGCCGTGAAGGCCCCTTCGTGGTGAAGGTGGTTTCGCCGGACATCCTGCACAAGAGCGACGTCGGGGGCGTCGCGCTCGATCTCGCGGACGCCGACGCCGTCGCAGGCGCGATGCGCGCCATGGCCGGGCAACTCGGGATTCGCTCGGCACGGGTCGAGGGCTACCTGGTGGAGGAGATGCTGCCCGCCGGTCAGGAGCTGGTGGTCGGCGCCGTGCGCGATCCGTACTTCGGCCCCCTGCTCATGGTCGGGCTCGGTGGCGTGTTCGTCGAGGTGATGCAGGATGTCGCCTTCCGCATCTGCCCCGTCACCCGCGACGACGCCTTTGCGATGCTCGACGAGCTGCGCGGCGCTGCCGTGCTCGACGGCGCGCGTGGCGGCCCGCCGGCGAGCCGGGAGGCGATCGTCGACGTGCTGCTGCGTCTCGGCGGGCCCGAAGGGCTCCTGATGCAGAGCGGCGACGAGCTGCAGGAGGTGGACGTCAACCCGCTGATCGTCTCCCGCACCGGCGCCGTGGCCGCGGACGCGCGCTTCATCCTGCGCGCCGACGCGCCCCCTGCCGGGCAGCCGGCCAGCATGCCCGGGCCGGAGGACGCCGCGACCGTGCTCGAGCGCTTCACACCCCTGTTCGAGCCCAAGGCCATCGGCGTCCTCGGCGCGTCCACCTCCAGCGCGACCATGGCCAACACGTTCATCCGCCGCATGCGCGACTTCGGCTACGCCGGCGGGCTCTACCCGATCCACCCGAAGGCCGGGGAGATCGAGGGCCTGAAGGCCTATCCGAGCCTCGCCGAGGCACCCGAGCCCATCGACTACGCCTACATCGCCCTCGGCGCCAGCCGCGTGCCCGAGGTGCTCGCCGGCGCCGCCGGGCGGGTCAGATTCGCCCAGGTCCTCTCCAGCGGCTTCGCCGAAGTGCCGGAAGGCGAGGCGCTGGAGCAGGAGCTGGTGGCGGCCGCCCGCGCGGGCGGCGTGCGGGTCATCGGGCCGAACTGCCTCGGCCTGTACTCGCCCCGCGGGCGCGTCACCTTTCCGGTGAACCCGCCGGAGACGGTGGGCAGCGTCGGCGTCATCTCCCAGAGTGGCGGCCTTGGCACGGACATCATCAAGCGCGGCCAGTGGCGGGGGCTGACCTTCAGCGGGGTGGTCACCGTCGGCAACAGCGCCGACATCGGCCCGGTGGACCTGCTGGAGTACTACTTCGCCGATCCCCAGACCCGGGTCATCGGCCTCTACCTCGAGGGCATCCGCGACGGCCAGCGGCTGTTCCGGCTGCTGCGCTCGCAGCGCGCGGGCAAGCCGGTGGTCATCCTCAAGGGCGGGCGTTCGGCTCAGGGCAATGCCGCCGCGGCCTCGCACACCGGTGCGCTCGCCGGCGATCAGCGCGCCTGGGAGGCGCTCTGCCGGCAGACGCCGTGCACCATGGTCAGCTCGCTGGAGACCTTCATCGACGCGCTGCTGGCGTTCCAGAACCTGACCCTGCGGCCGCAGCGCCCGACCCGGAACGTGGTCCTGTTCGGCAACGGCGGCGGTACCGGGGTGCTCGCCACCGACTACTTCGCCGAGCGCGGCCTCGACATCCGGCCCTTCGAGGCCGCGACCCGCGAGAGCCTGGAGGCGCTGGCACTCCCGCCGGGGACCAGCGTGGCCAACCCCATCGACACGCCGGTGGCCACCCTGCAGCAGCAGGATGGCTGGGTCGCCGGCGAGATCCTGGACCGGGTGTACGCCACCAGCCAGCCCGACGCCATCGTCATGCATCTCAACCTGGCGGCCTTCGTCGGCCGCGGCGACAGCGATCCCGTGGACAATCTGATCCAGGTGGCGGAACACTCCCAGACCCGACACCCGGGCCGCGCCCATTTCCTGCTCGTCCTGCGTTCCGACGGTTCGCCGCAACTGGACGACATCAAGCGCAAGTACCGCGAGCGGGCGCTGGCCGTGGGCATTCCGGTGTATGACGAGGTGACGAACGCCGCCGATGCGCTGGCCCAGGTCCAGCAGATGGAGGAACGCCTCGCGGCCGGCGCCAGCCCCGACCACTGA
- a CDS encoding TrmB family transcriptional regulator: MASKLRFKESVPGDLSRELQRLGFTDYEAKIYIQLLRTNPVTAYELSKASGVPRANAYHALQSLTRKEAVQPVSEDPVRFVPVPPEVLLEGIASSTQRLCDRLAEDLRGVGGPEDTHYVWTISGEAAVEERVTQMIRGAESSIWIKAQAASLRHHETALREMAARGVEILVILFGDAAEEFRFGDNVRVFLHESNGRTIGTADNLFTITVDHEQLLTANVAGKVFASYTRNRPIVITAESLIRHDYYLAEIMARFGEEIDAAFGPHLQRLREACFTPEQLERFHRQVNLG, translated from the coding sequence TTGGCCAGCAAACTGCGATTCAAGGAAAGCGTACCCGGGGATCTCTCCCGGGAGCTGCAGCGGCTCGGCTTCACCGACTACGAAGCCAAGATCTACATCCAGCTGCTGCGCACCAACCCCGTCACCGCCTACGAGCTGAGCAAGGCCTCCGGCGTGCCACGGGCCAATGCCTATCATGCCCTGCAGAGCCTCACCCGCAAGGAGGCGGTGCAGCCGGTGAGCGAGGACCCGGTGCGCTTCGTGCCGGTGCCGCCGGAAGTCCTGCTGGAGGGTATCGCGAGCTCCACCCAGCGGCTCTGCGACCGCCTCGCCGAAGACCTGCGCGGCGTCGGTGGCCCGGAGGATACCCACTACGTGTGGACCATCTCCGGCGAGGCCGCGGTCGAGGAACGGGTCACGCAGATGATCCGCGGCGCCGAGAGCAGCATCTGGATCAAGGCCCAGGCCGCCTCCCTGCGGCACCACGAAACCGCTCTGCGGGAGATGGCTGCCCGCGGCGTGGAGATCCTGGTGATCCTGTTCGGCGACGCGGCTGAGGAGTTCCGCTTCGGCGACAACGTGCGCGTGTTCCTGCACGAGAGCAACGGGCGCACCATCGGCACGGCGGACAACCTGTTCACCATCACCGTCGACCATGAGCAGCTGCTCACGGCCAATGTCGCCGGCAAGGTATTCGCGTCCTATACCCGCAATCGCCCCATCGTGATTACGGCGGAGTCTCTCATCCGCCACGACTACTACCTCGCGGAGATCATGGCCCGCTTCGGCGAGGAGATCGACGCCGCCTTCGGCCCCCACCTGCAGCGGCTGCGCGAGGCCTGCTTCACCCCCGAGCAGCTGGAGCGCTTCCACCGGCAGGTGAATCTCGGCTGA
- a CDS encoding HpcH/HpaI aldolase/citrate lyase family protein, with translation MMSTTARPRRSVLYMPGSNARALDKGRTLAADALILDLEDAVSPEAKTDARDQVLAAVAAGGYGHREVAIRVNGLDTPWGHADLAAVAGSGADAAVLPKVESADAVRRADAVLRAAGAPEDLAIWCMIETPRGVLHAEEIADAHPRLAVLVMGTSDLAKDLHCAHTQMRLPLLHSLSRCLLAARAAGLAIVDGVHLDLNDEAGFRRACEDGLALGFDGKTLIHPKTIATANEVFAPDADTVAWSRRVIEAHEAAARRGEGVVLLDGKLIENLHVEDAHRIVALAEAIERRGE, from the coding sequence ATGATGTCGACCACCGCCAGACCCCGCCGCAGCGTCCTCTACATGCCGGGCTCCAACGCCCGCGCCCTGGACAAGGGCCGCACCCTGGCCGCCGACGCCCTGATCCTCGACCTCGAGGACGCCGTTTCCCCCGAGGCGAAGACCGACGCGCGGGATCAGGTCCTGGCGGCGGTCGCCGCCGGCGGCTATGGCCACCGCGAGGTCGCGATCCGGGTCAACGGCCTGGACACGCCCTGGGGCCATGCCGACCTGGCCGCCGTCGCCGGCTCCGGCGCCGATGCCGCAGTGCTACCCAAGGTCGAGAGCGCCGACGCCGTGCGCCGGGCCGATGCCGTCCTGCGCGCCGCCGGTGCCCCCGAGGATCTGGCGATCTGGTGCATGATCGAGACCCCGCGGGGCGTGCTCCACGCCGAGGAGATCGCCGACGCCCATCCCCGGCTGGCGGTGCTGGTGATGGGCACCTCCGACCTTGCCAAGGATCTGCACTGCGCCCACACCCAGATGCGCCTGCCCCTGCTGCACAGCCTCTCCCGGTGCCTACTCGCGGCCCGCGCCGCCGGGCTCGCCATCGTCGACGGCGTGCACCTGGACCTGAACGACGAGGCCGGCTTCCGCCGCGCCTGCGAGGACGGCCTCGCCCTCGGCTTCGACGGCAAGACCCTGATCCACCCGAAGACCATCGCCACAGCCAACGAGGTGTTCGCCCCGGACGCCGACACGGTGGCCTGGTCCCGGCGCGTCATCGAGGCCCACGAGGCGGCGGCGCGCCGCGGCGAGGGGGTGGTGCTGCTGGATGGCAAACTCATCGAGAACCTGCATGTCGAGGATGCGCATCGCATCGTCGCGCTTGCGGAGGCCATTGAGCGCAGGGGGGAGTGA
- a CDS encoding FAS1-like dehydratase domain-containing protein, whose translation MALDTAHLEQWIGRTESATEQLERWPVTALLAALDRPPEDWPATGDPIPPTAHWTYFVPRVRQSRIGADGHPERGDFLPPIPLPRRMWAGSRIRYLAPLTLGEDVTRTATVKSVTTKEGRSGLLAFVTVEYSYAGAAGPALVEEQDLVYRENPPADAPPPQPRPAPADAAWSREIHPDEPLLFRYSAVTFNAHRIHYDQPYTTEVEGYPGLIVHGQLIATFLLDAWRREHPERQLESFSFRAMSPLYCGAPFHAEGRPGEAEGESALWARTAEGGLAMQADVTWS comes from the coding sequence ATGGCCCTGGATACGGCGCACCTCGAGCAGTGGATCGGCAGGACCGAGTCCGCCACGGAGCAGCTGGAGCGCTGGCCGGTGACCGCCCTGCTCGCCGCCCTGGACAGGCCGCCCGAGGACTGGCCTGCCACCGGCGACCCGATCCCGCCCACCGCTCACTGGACCTATTTCGTGCCCCGGGTCCGCCAGAGCCGGATCGGCGCGGACGGGCACCCCGAGCGCGGCGACTTCCTGCCGCCGATACCGCTGCCCCGGCGCATGTGGGCCGGCAGCCGCATCCGCTACCTGGCGCCGCTCACCCTGGGCGAGGACGTGACCCGCACCGCCACCGTCAAGAGCGTGACCACCAAGGAGGGCCGCAGCGGTCTGCTGGCGTTCGTGACCGTCGAGTACAGCTATGCCGGCGCCGCCGGCCCGGCGCTGGTCGAGGAACAGGACCTGGTCTACCGGGAGAACCCGCCGGCCGATGCGCCGCCGCCGCAGCCGAGGCCTGCGCCCGCCGATGCCGCCTGGAGCCGCGAGATCCATCCCGACGAGCCGCTGCTCTTCCGCTACTCGGCGGTCACGTTCAACGCCCACCGCATCCACTACGATCAGCCCTACACGACCGAGGTCGAGGGCTATCCGGGGCTGATCGTCCACGGCCAGCTCATTGCCACCTTCCTGCTCGACGCCTGGCGGCGCGAGCACCCGGAGCGGCAACTGGAGAGCTTCTCGTTCCGGGCCATGAGCCCCCTGTACTGCGGCGCGCCCTTTCACGCCGAAGGCCGGCCGGGCGAGGCCGAGGGCGAGTCGGCGCTCTGGGCGCGCACCGCGGAAGGCGGACTCGCCATGCAGGCGGACGTCACCTGGAGTTAA
- a CDS encoding biotin/lipoyl-binding carrier protein, which translates to MATVEVKTEITGNVWKVQTTAGSEVAEGDVLVILESMKMEIPVMAPEDGVVKSVHVEEGGVVTEGETVVVLEA; encoded by the coding sequence ATGGCGACCGTGGAAGTGAAGACCGAGATCACCGGCAACGTCTGGAAGGTTCAGACCACCGCCGGCAGCGAGGTGGCGGAGGGGGACGTCCTCGTCATCCTCGAGTCCATGAAGATGGAGATCCCGGTGATGGCGCCGGAGGACGGCGTCGTGAAGAGCGTGCACGTTGAGGAAGGCGGCGTGGTGACCGAGGGCGAGACGGTGGTGGTGCTCGAGGCCTGA
- a CDS encoding acetyl-CoA carboxylase biotin carboxylase subunit, whose amino-acid sequence MQKVLIANRGEIACRIIRSCHRLGLATVAVFSEADADALHVALADEAIPIGPAQARESYLDTRRVLEAATSSAADAVHPGYGFLAENTAFARAVMDAGLVWIGPHPDSIDAMGDKDRARTLATAAGVPVLPGSARFAPDAADADIARAAEAVGYPLLVKASAGGGGIGMKRVDDPAQLVPIARATQSMAEKAFGDGAVFLERYVANARHVEVQVFGFGDGHAVHLGERDCSLQRRYQKVVEESPAPGLPPAVRERMCNVAADLCRQQSYVGAGTVEFVVDADSFEFFFLEMNTRIQVEHPVTEMCTGTDLVAMQIDLARRRLEPLPQDAVRHAGHAIECRLYAENPDKRFMPSPGRLERFVMPTESDGVRVDCGVREGDEITFYYDPMIAKLICHADSREAAVERMLEALGEVTIQGVRSNVEFLMKSLGHPDFRAGRVSTGFVETHLAELTNA is encoded by the coding sequence ATGCAGAAGGTCCTGATCGCCAATCGCGGGGAGATCGCCTGCCGCATCATTCGCAGCTGCCACCGCCTGGGCCTTGCCACGGTGGCCGTGTTCTCGGAGGCGGACGCCGACGCCTTGCACGTCGCCCTGGCCGACGAGGCCATTCCGATCGGCCCCGCCCAGGCCCGCGAAAGCTACCTGGATACGCGCCGTGTGCTCGAGGCCGCCACGAGCTCCGCGGCCGATGCCGTGCATCCCGGTTACGGCTTCCTTGCGGAGAACACGGCCTTTGCGCGCGCGGTGATGGACGCCGGGCTGGTCTGGATCGGCCCTCATCCGGACAGCATCGACGCCATGGGCGACAAGGACCGGGCCCGGACGCTGGCGACGGCCGCCGGCGTTCCGGTGCTCCCGGGCAGCGCGCGCTTCGCCCCGGATGCCGCCGACGCAGACATCGCCCGGGCCGCGGAGGCGGTGGGCTATCCGCTACTGGTCAAGGCATCGGCGGGTGGCGGCGGCATCGGCATGAAGCGCGTGGACGATCCGGCGCAGCTCGTGCCGATCGCGCGCGCCACGCAGTCGATGGCCGAGAAGGCCTTCGGCGATGGCGCGGTATTCCTCGAGCGCTACGTCGCCAACGCCCGGCACGTCGAGGTCCAGGTGTTCGGCTTCGGCGACGGTCATGCCGTACATCTCGGGGAGCGTGACTGCTCGCTGCAGCGGCGCTACCAGAAAGTTGTCGAGGAGAGCCCCGCCCCCGGACTGCCGCCGGCGGTGCGCGAGCGGATGTGCAACGTGGCCGCGGACCTGTGCCGGCAGCAGAGCTATGTCGGAGCCGGAACGGTGGAGTTCGTGGTGGATGCCGACAGCTTCGAGTTCTTTTTCCTGGAGATGAACACGCGCATCCAGGTGGAGCACCCGGTCACCGAGATGTGCACCGGCACCGATCTGGTCGCCATGCAGATCGACCTTGCGCGCCGCCGGCTCGAGCCGCTGCCGCAGGATGCCGTGCGCCATGCCGGCCATGCCATCGAGTGCCGGCTGTATGCCGAGAATCCGGACAAGCGCTTCATGCCCTCCCCCGGTCGGCTGGAGCGGTTCGTGATGCCCACGGAGAGCGACGGCGTGCGCGTCGACTGCGGCGTGCGCGAGGGCGACGAGATCACCTTCTACTACGATCCCATGATCGCCAAGCTGATCTGCCATGCGGACTCACGCGAGGCGGCCGTCGAGCGCATGCTGGAAGCCCTGGGCGAGGTAACGATCCAGGGGGTACGCAGCAACGTCGAGTTCCTGATGAAGAGCCTGGGTCACCCGGACTTCCGGGCGGGGCGCGTCAGCACCGGCTTCGTGGAGACGCATCTTGCGGAGCTGACCAACGCCTGA
- a CDS encoding aconitate hydratase, translated as MTTPATLAEKLISRHLESGADMTPGEEIHLAVDQVLLQDATGTLTMLALEAMGLDRIRVDTACQYVDHNLLQADYRNRDDHVFLQTAAARFGMHFATPGTGVSHPVHMERLGVPGAVLAGSDSHTCAAGSLGMLGFGAGSVEIASVLAGEPLSIRMPEIMGIRLTGRLPAWVSAKDVILELLRRHSVKGGVGRILEYYGPGVETLTAMDRHVIANMGAELGATTSIFPSDEQTRRFLEDHGRGDAWVPLSADAEARYTHHDEIDLGALEPLIATPSSPDNVVPVREVAGTPVHQSYIGSSANPGYRDLAIAALMVRDRQVHPQVSFDLNPASRQVLTDLANEGLLTELLKCGGRLHQTGCNGCMGMGQVPATDQNSLRTTPRNFPGRSGIADDHVYLCSPETATAAALTGEITDPRALAERLGLEWPGAELRPREPAAEASALLPVLPPQQARRVEIRKGPNIADLPAIEPLTDTLSPETLLRLGDNVSTDTISPAGAEAMPYRSNVQAISQFCFRDVDPEYPNRGWATRDGAGHALVAGYNYGQGSSREHAVLAPRYLGLRLVLARSFARIHQQNLVNAGVLALTFADPADYERLEAGDVLTVHDVHGQVDAGAEVMVEVPAKGLSIAARHGMSARQREIFHAGGLINWLQARVATA; from the coding sequence ATGACCACCCCCGCAACCCTCGCCGAAAAGCTCATCAGCCGTCACCTCGAATCCGGGGCGGACATGACGCCCGGCGAGGAGATCCACCTCGCCGTGGATCAGGTGCTGCTGCAGGACGCGACGGGCACGCTCACCATGCTGGCCCTGGAGGCCATGGGGCTCGACCGTATCCGGGTGGATACCGCGTGCCAGTACGTGGACCATAACCTCCTGCAGGCGGACTACCGGAACCGGGACGATCACGTCTTCCTGCAGACGGCGGCGGCGCGCTTCGGCATGCATTTCGCGACGCCGGGGACGGGCGTTTCCCACCCCGTGCACATGGAGCGGCTCGGGGTGCCGGGGGCGGTCCTTGCGGGCTCGGATTCCCATACCTGCGCGGCGGGATCGCTTGGGATGCTCGGCTTCGGCGCCGGCTCGGTGGAGATCGCCAGCGTCCTCGCGGGCGAGCCCCTCAGCATCCGCATGCCCGAGATCATGGGCATCCGCCTCACCGGCCGTCTGCCGGCCTGGGTGAGCGCCAAGGACGTGATCCTGGAGCTGCTGCGGCGGCACAGCGTCAAGGGCGGCGTCGGCCGGATCCTGGAGTACTACGGGCCCGGGGTGGAGACCCTCACGGCCATGGACCGGCATGTCATCGCCAACATGGGCGCGGAGCTCGGGGCGACCACCAGCATCTTTCCGAGCGACGAACAGACCCGACGGTTCCTCGAAGATCATGGCCGCGGCGACGCCTGGGTGCCGCTCAGCGCGGATGCCGAAGCCCGCTACACCCACCATGACGAGATCGACCTCGGCGCGCTGGAACCTCTCATCGCCACGCCCTCCAGCCCGGACAACGTGGTACCCGTACGCGAGGTGGCCGGCACGCCGGTGCATCAGTCCTATATCGGCTCCTCCGCCAACCCCGGCTACCGGGACCTGGCCATCGCCGCGCTCATGGTCCGCGACCGCCAGGTCCATCCGCAGGTGTCCTTCGATCTCAACCCGGCCTCCCGCCAGGTGCTGACGGATCTGGCCAACGAGGGCCTGCTCACCGAGCTGCTGAAGTGCGGCGGGCGGCTGCACCAGACCGGCTGCAATGGCTGCATGGGCATGGGCCAGGTGCCGGCCACCGACCAGAACAGCCTGCGCACGACCCCGCGCAACTTCCCCGGGCGATCCGGTATTGCCGACGATCACGTCTATCTCTGCAGCCCGGAGACCGCGACCGCGGCGGCGCTCACCGGCGAGATCACCGACCCGCGGGCGCTCGCGGAGCGCCTCGGGCTTGAGTGGCCGGGCGCCGAGCTGCGGCCCCGCGAGCCAGCCGCCGAGGCATCGGCGCTGCTGCCGGTGCTGCCGCCGCAGCAGGCGCGCCGGGTGGAAATCCGCAAGGGGCCGAACATCGCCGATCTGCCAGCCATAGAGCCGCTGACGGACACCCTATCGCCGGAAACGCTGCTCCGGCTCGGCGACAACGTCTCCACCGACACCATCTCCCCGGCGGGCGCCGAGGCCATGCCCTACCGCTCCAACGTCCAGGCCATCAGCCAGTTCTGCTTCCGGGACGTCGATCCGGAGTACCCGAATCGGGGGTGGGCGACGCGGGACGGCGCCGGCCATGCCCTCGTCGCCGGGTACAACTACGGCCAGGGGTCGAGCCGCGAGCACGCGGTGCTCGCCCCGCGCTACCTGGGCCTGCGCCTGGTGCTCGCACGGAGCTTCGCCCGCATCCACCAGCAGAATCTCGTCAACGCCGGCGTGCTGGCGCTGACCTTTGCCGATCCGGCGGACTATGAGCGTCTGGAGGCGGGAGACGTACTGACCGTGCATGACGTCCACGGTCAGGTGGATGCCGGCGCGGAGGTCATGGTGGAGGTCCCGGCGAAAGGCCTGAGCATCGCGGCCCGCCACGGCATGTCGGCGCGTCAGCGCGAGATCTTCCACGCCGGTGGCCTGATCAACTGGCTGCAGGCGCGGGTGGCGACAGCCTAG